Genomic DNA from Patescibacteria group bacterium:
TGCATTATCCGTTCCCAATTAATTGGGAAAAACATATTAGATTAATGTATCGTAAGGGAAATATTAGTAATCTTTCAGAATCCTCAAGTAAATCATGTTTATTTAATTTTATTGTTATAATTAGATCTTTTTCAACGAAATTTTCGACTCAATTATATAATAACCAGTCCCAAGAATTAATAGATATAGGATATTGCAAGTGTTTGTTTTATGATCTAATATGGGTAATAACAAGAGAAACCTTTCCGTTAATAGCTCGTAAGCGTGCAGTTACTTTATTTTTATATTTATATAATGAATTTAAAAATATATTATAAAATCATATGATGCCAATTTCTTTGGGACATATAGCATTAAGAGTTTTTGATATTAAGAAATCTTTATTATTCTATAAACAAGTTTTTGGAGCTCAAATCGAAATTGAACGTCTATCTAAAACTATTAAAGATGAGAGTGGTTGCCCATTCTACGTCGCATTTATTAAGTTTGGTAACACTACCATTGAATTATTTTCTTCTACAAAAGTTGCTTATGATATAAATAATAAAGACATTTTTCATATTGCATTTTTTGTTATTAATCTTAAAGAATTTTCTGATCACTTAGATTATCTTGATATATCATATGAAACACATCAAATTGATGAACAAAAAGAATTGATTCGTTTCTTTGACCCAGATAATTTTATTATAGAAGTAATGGAACATTTCTCTAATAAAATATAAATTTTAAATAAATAAAATTGTATGATTAACAAAAATTGGACTATTTTTAATACAAAGCCTTTTATT
This window encodes:
- a CDS encoding VOC family protein, producing the protein MMPISLGHIALRVFDIKKSLLFYKQVFGAQIEIERLSKTIKDESGCPFYVAFIKFGNTTIELFSSTKVAYDINNKDIFHIAFFVINLKEFSDHLDYLDISYETHQIDEQKELIRFFDPDNFIIEVMEHFSNKI